A single region of the Candidatus Omnitrophota bacterium genome encodes:
- the rplA gene encoding 50S ribosomal protein L1, protein MKRSKKYLEAKKLVEEGKAYSVDAAIEILKSMPSVKFDQTVELSGKLGIDPKQSDQMVRGSVVLPHGTGKEIKVLVFCEPEKEKDAKDAGADFIGSEDMIDKILNDGWTGFDCCISTPSMMRSVSKLGRFLGPRGLMPSPKTGTVTDNVSYAVSEAKRGKIDFRVDKLGCIHVGVGKVSFDKKALVENIDAFIKALAASRPQSLKGDFIKSVHVSATMSPSLRLTIQAKFLGVSDD, encoded by the coding sequence ATGAAAAGAAGCAAAAAATACTTGGAAGCAAAAAAGTTAGTTGAGGAAGGAAAGGCTTATTCTGTTGATGCAGCCATAGAGATTTTAAAGTCAATGCCGTCAGTAAAGTTTGATCAGACGGTTGAACTCAGCGGAAAACTTGGTATTGATCCTAAGCAATCTGATCAAATGGTTAGAGGATCGGTAGTTTTGCCTCATGGTACTGGTAAAGAGATAAAAGTTTTAGTATTTTGTGAGCCAGAAAAAGAAAAGGATGCTAAAGATGCCGGTGCTGATTTTATTGGTTCTGAAGATATGATTGATAAAATTTTAAATGATGGCTGGACTGGATTCGATTGTTGCATATCCACTCCTTCAATGATGCGCTCAGTAAGTAAGTTAGGAAGATTTCTTGGTCCGCGTGGTCTTATGCCATCTCCGAAAACCGGCACGGTTACTGATAATGTGTCCTATGCGGTTAGCGAAGCAAAAAGAGGGAAGATTGACTTTCGAGTTGATAAATTAGGTTGTATTCATGTTGGGGTGGGGAAGGTTTCTTTTGACAAGAAGGCCTTGGTGGAGAATATTGATGCTTTTATCAAAGCTTTAGCTGCTTCTCGGCCGCAAAGCTTGAAGGGTGATTTTATAAAAAGTGTGCATGTTTCTGCAACAATGAGTCCTTCTTTGAGACTTACTATACAAGCAAAATTTTTAGGAGTAAGCGATGACTAA
- the rplJ gene encoding 50S ribosomal protein L10 produces the protein MTKGVKKVGLITRERIVEDLKEKINGSSGCFFIGFNKVGAFGFNKLRNELAKAGAKIFITKNSLFKRAFKDLDWKDSDDILDKETGAVLVYDDDVVKTCKIIVDFAKESETLQVKGATIQEKKIGPKDVQAMAKLPPRETLLAMAVSGLAAPITGFATCLNQVILKFVWVVAEIRKTKDQADKK, from the coding sequence ATGACTAAGGGAGTTAAAAAAGTAGGTCTAATAACTAGAGAAAGAATCGTTGAAGACTTGAAAGAAAAGATTAACGGATCTTCAGGTTGTTTTTTTATTGGTTTTAACAAGGTCGGAGCTTTTGGTTTTAATAAATTACGTAACGAGTTGGCTAAGGCCGGAGCCAAAATTTTTATAACTAAAAATTCATTATTCAAAAGGGCATTTAAGGATTTAGATTGGAAAGATTCTGATGATATCCTAGATAAAGAAACCGGAGCAGTTCTAGTTTATGATGACGATGTGGTAAAAACTTGTAAAATTATAGTTGATTTTGCTAAAGAAAGTGAAACCCTTCAAGTTAAGGGAGCCACAATACAAGAAAAGAAGATTGGACCGAAGGACGTGCAGGCTATGGCTAAGCTTCCTCCTCGTGAGACGCTTTTGGCTATGGCTGTTTCTGGTTTAGCGGCTCCGATAACCGGTTTTGCTACTTGTCTAAATCAGGTAATTTTAAAGTTTGTATGGGTTGTTGCTGAGATACGAAAAACAAAAGATCAAGCTGATAAAAAGTAG
- the rplL gene encoding 50S ribosomal protein L7/L12 has translation MAKVEDILKMVEEMTVLELSELVKACEDKFGVSASAPAVAVAAGPGAAAEEEEEKTSFSVVLTSVGGNKIAVIKEIRAITDLGLREAKELADSAPKPVKENISKEEAEEVKKKLEAAGGTVELK, from the coding sequence ATGGCAAAAGTAGAAGATATTTTGAAGATGGTTGAAGAGATGACAGTTCTCGAGCTTTCTGAGTTAGTTAAGGCTTGCGAAGATAAGTTCGGGGTTAGCGCTTCAGCTCCGGCAGTTGCAGTTGCTGCTGGTCCTGGTGCAGCCGCTGAGGAAGAGGAAGAGAAGACTTCTTTCAGCGTAGTTTTAACTTCAGTTGGTGGAAATAAAATTGCCGTAATTAAAGAAATTCGGGCAATTACTGATTTGGGGTTAAGAGAAGCTAAAGAGCTTGCTGATTCTGCTCCTAAGCCGGTTAAGGAAAACATTTCTAAGGAAGAGGCTGAGGAAGTTAAGAAAAAATTAGAAGCAGCCGGTGGGACGGTAGAGTTAAAATAA
- the rpoB gene encoding DNA-directed RNA polymerase subunit beta produces the protein MPHFLEHQRRSFSEFLQSDVVLEKRKAVGLQEILQEVFPMESPDKQYRLEYVSYSLSRPRYGVEECKRRSQTYAASLRVRLRLIDPSSSVKEQEIYLGDIPLMTETASFIINGDERAIISQLQRSPGVFVEEETHPTGKRIYYSRVIPYRGYWLEFRTDINDTITAIIDRRKTFPATQILRIMGLSSNDDIYAKFSDKPYPEIVNTVKKDTTNNKEEAYLDFYKKMRPTEPITLEAAKEVFRRMFLDGRRYDLGKVGRYLMNKKLKMDISLSKRTLDLPTIVEIIKSLLAVKAGKRETDDIDHLSNRRVKLIGELLQHQVRVGLLRVERTFMERYSLIASNDFSIQHLINSRAFSTQIQDFFARSPLSQFMDQTNPLAEITHKRRLSAMGPGGLSRERAGFEVRDVHPTHYGKICPIETPEGANIGLLSSLTTYSRINPLGFLTTPYRKVDGGVVSEKIDYLMSDEEENRVIAQVSANIGDDGRIKDKEIYSRYQGKFPKLKPSKIEYMDISPQQIISVSASLIPFLEHDDANRALMGSNMQRQAVPLMFPQAPLVGTDIEEKVARDTGVMVVTKESGKVTAVDAASVTIGDYIYKLKKFTRSNADTCINQRPLVSKGDEIRKGRILADGMATQGGELALGTNLLVGFLPWRGYNFEDAIIISERLVKDDILTSLHIERFESEARETRLGNEDITRDIPNVGEEALSNLDESGVVRIGAEVIPDDILVGRVTPKTEKELSPEERLLRAIFGEKAADVKDTSLRVPPGIYGVVTDVEIFQRKDRGRKSKKEKTEELKRIKEIEKYYEEEKNLLEREKSRRLSAILGKTESRIVVSDLEDSEEARATTSIYDERLNELAIERELEMAKIKKGDELPAGVLKRVVVFVAMKRKISAGDKLSGRHGNKGVISKILPEEDMPFLEDGTPLDLLLNPLGVPSRMNVGQLLEMHLGWAAKKMGVRIVSPVFDGAKQEEVEEILNKAGLPEGGKITVYDGYTGKPFGQKIGLGYMYIMKLVHMVDDKIHARAIGPYSLITQQPLGGKAQFGGQRFGEMEVWALEAYGAAFTLQEMLTVKSDDVEGRTRIYEAIVRGEQKFQPSVPESFNVLVKELQGLCLDVRAEKERESK, from the coding sequence ATGCCGCATTTCCTTGAGCATCAGAGGCGTTCTTTTAGTGAGTTCTTGCAATCAGATGTAGTGCTTGAAAAAAGAAAAGCTGTTGGTCTTCAAGAGATTCTTCAGGAAGTCTTTCCAATGGAAAGTCCGGATAAACAATATCGCCTTGAATATGTTTCTTATTCCTTGAGTCGACCACGATATGGCGTTGAAGAATGTAAACGACGCTCACAAACTTATGCTGCTTCATTGAGAGTCCGTTTGAGACTTATTGATCCTTCATCTTCAGTGAAAGAGCAGGAGATTTACTTGGGAGATATTCCATTAATGACCGAGACAGCTTCCTTTATAATTAATGGAGACGAAAGGGCGATCATCAGCCAGTTGCAGCGTTCACCTGGTGTATTTGTTGAGGAGGAGACTCATCCTACTGGAAAACGTATCTATTATTCTCGAGTTATTCCTTACCGTGGATATTGGCTCGAGTTCAGAACCGACATAAACGACACTATAACTGCCATAATTGATCGTCGAAAGACTTTTCCGGCCACTCAAATTTTAAGAATAATGGGGCTATCTTCAAATGATGATATCTATGCTAAATTTTCTGATAAACCTTATCCAGAAATAGTTAATACTGTTAAAAAAGATACAACCAACAATAAAGAAGAAGCTTATCTCGATTTTTATAAAAAGATGCGTCCTACTGAGCCAATAACTTTAGAAGCGGCCAAGGAAGTATTTAGAAGAATGTTTCTTGATGGACGTAGATACGATTTAGGAAAGGTTGGCCGTTACCTAATGAATAAGAAGTTGAAAATGGACATTTCGCTTAGTAAAAGAACTTTAGATTTGCCGACTATAGTTGAGATCATAAAGTCTTTATTGGCAGTTAAAGCTGGTAAAAGAGAAACTGACGACATTGATCATCTTTCAAATCGTCGTGTAAAGTTGATTGGCGAACTTCTTCAGCATCAAGTACGTGTGGGCCTCTTGCGTGTTGAGAGAACTTTTATGGAGCGTTATTCGCTGATAGCTTCTAATGATTTTTCGATCCAGCACCTTATAAACTCTCGTGCTTTTTCTACTCAAATTCAGGATTTCTTTGCTCGTTCACCGCTATCTCAGTTTATGGATCAGACAAATCCCTTAGCAGAAATAACTCACAAAAGGCGTCTTTCGGCAATGGGCCCCGGCGGTCTTTCTCGCGAGCGGGCTGGTTTTGAAGTTCGCGACGTTCACCCTACGCATTATGGAAAAATTTGTCCAATCGAAACGCCAGAAGGAGCAAATATTGGATTGCTTTCTTCCTTAACTACCTATTCACGAATTAATCCTTTAGGGTTTTTGACGACGCCTTATCGAAAAGTTGATGGAGGGGTAGTTAGTGAGAAGATTGATTACCTAATGAGCGATGAAGAAGAAAACAGGGTTATCGCTCAAGTATCAGCGAACATTGGCGATGATGGAAGAATCAAGGATAAAGAGATTTATTCTCGGTATCAAGGAAAATTCCCTAAGTTAAAACCGAGCAAAATTGAATATATGGATATTTCTCCTCAGCAGATTATTTCAGTCTCAGCATCACTGATACCATTCTTAGAACATGATGATGCTAATCGTGCGCTTATGGGTTCTAATATGCAGCGTCAAGCTGTGCCGCTCATGTTTCCTCAGGCACCACTAGTTGGTACTGATATCGAAGAAAAAGTAGCTCGTGATACTGGGGTTATGGTCGTAACTAAAGAGTCAGGAAAAGTTACAGCTGTTGATGCTGCTTCAGTTACCATAGGCGATTATATTTATAAGTTAAAAAAGTTCACTCGTTCCAATGCCGATACTTGCATTAACCAACGGCCTTTAGTTAGTAAGGGTGATGAAATACGTAAGGGCAGGATTTTAGCTGATGGTATGGCTACTCAAGGTGGAGAACTAGCTTTAGGCACCAACTTGTTGGTAGGGTTTTTGCCTTGGCGTGGTTATAACTTTGAGGATGCAATTATTATTAGTGAAAGATTAGTGAAGGATGACATTTTGACTTCTTTGCATATTGAACGTTTTGAAAGCGAAGCTCGAGAAACTAGGCTTGGCAATGAGGATATTACTCGAGATATACCTAATGTTGGCGAAGAAGCTTTAAGCAATCTTGATGAATCTGGGGTTGTAAGGATCGGTGCCGAAGTTATACCTGATGATATTTTAGTTGGCCGGGTTACTCCTAAAACTGAAAAAGAGCTTTCTCCGGAAGAACGTTTGCTTCGAGCTATTTTTGGTGAAAAAGCTGCTGACGTTAAAGACACTTCCTTGCGCGTTCCTCCGGGAATTTATGGGGTAGTTACTGATGTTGAGATATTTCAGCGTAAAGACCGGGGTCGAAAATCAAAAAAAGAAAAAACCGAAGAATTAAAACGGATAAAAGAAATTGAAAAATACTACGAAGAGGAAAAAAACCTTCTTGAACGAGAAAAGAGTCGACGTTTAAGTGCTATTTTAGGAAAAACTGAATCACGAATTGTTGTTTCTGACCTTGAGGATAGCGAGGAGGCCAGGGCTACTACAAGCATATATGATGAGCGGCTTAATGAGCTGGCTATTGAAAGAGAGTTAGAAATGGCTAAGATTAAAAAAGGTGATGAGCTTCCAGCCGGAGTTTTAAAGCGAGTAGTTGTTTTTGTGGCTATGAAGCGAAAAATTTCCGCCGGCGATAAGCTTAGCGGACGACACGGTAATAAGGGGGTAATTTCAAAAATTTTACCTGAAGAAGATATGCCTTTCTTAGAAGATGGAACTCCGCTAGATTTGCTTTTGAATCCTTTAGGGGTGCCTTCAAGAATGAATGTTGGTCAATTGCTCGAAATGCATTTGGGCTGGGCGGCAAAGAAAATGGGTGTGAGGATAGTTTCTCCGGTTTTTGACGGCGCCAAACAGGAAGAAGTTGAAGAGATTCTTAATAAAGCCGGATTGCCAGAGGGAGGTAAGATTACTGTTTATGATGGATATACCGGAAAACCCTTCGGGCAGAAAATTGGCTTAGGTTATATGTATATTATGAAATTAGTACATATGGTTGATGATAAAATTCATGCTCGAGCTATCGGGCCATATTCTCTTATTACTCAGCAACCTTTAGGTGGAAAAGCTCAATTTGGTGGTCAGCGTTTTGGAGAAATGGAAGTTTGGGCACTCGAGGCTTACGGAGCAGCCTTTACTCTTCAGGAGATGCTAACTGTAAAAAGTGATGACGTTGAAGGAAGAACTAGAATTTATGAAGCAATAGTTAGGGGCGAACAAAAGTTTCAACCTTCAGTACCTGAGTCTTTCAATGTTTTAGTGAAAGAATTGCAGGGGTTATGCTTAGACGTAAGAGCCGAGAAGGAAAGGGAGAGTAAATAA
- the rpoC gene encoding DNA-directed RNA polymerase subunit beta', with protein sequence MLENVGFFDHISIKLASPQVIKSWSSGEIKKAETLNYRTLKPEKDGLFCERIFGPAKDWECHCGKLKGIKFKGAKCDRCGVEILHSSVRRQRMGIIDLAAPCTHIWFFKVLPSRIGALLDLSIKQLEKVIYYEEYVVIDPGTTNLKKMQLLSEADYRKALDQYGKEFKVSIGGDAVKELLKDIDLAKLSKTIRKSIDKGRVGINKRLLKRLKIVEDLRRSGNEPHWLVLDVLPVIPPDLRPLVPLEGGRFASSDLNDLYRRVINRNNRLKKLMSLGAPDIIVRNEKRMLQEAVDAVIENGRHGRPVMGPQNRPLKSLSDMLKGKQGRFRQNLLGKRVDYSGRSVIVVGPELKLHQCGIPKQMALELVEPFIIKKLREKGFVHTIKGARRMVERARVEVWDILEGVITGHPVLLNRAPTLHRLSVQAFYPVLVEGKAIKLHPLVCAAFNADFDGDQMAVHLPLSLEAQAEAKIIMISVNNIFSPSDGRPVIAPSQDMIIGCRYLTMDKLKSKGEGLIFSDSEEVLTAYQDEELDLHAKIKLRINENGERKLIETTTGRVIFNRILPIGFRFVNELLNKLKVSEIISECYKSFGHSSVIKLLDDIKDLGFNYATLGGISIAINDLVIPEQKQGCIDEATAELAKVEDQYRKGIITERERHNKIIDVWTRTTDRVSEYVFKNMDADNPVFMMADSGARGSKLQVRQLAGMRGLMAKPSGEIIEIPITSNFKEGLTVLEFFISTHGARKGLADTALKTADAGYLTRRLVDVAQEVIIIEEDCNTVNGITVAEIVEGEDVVVPLRERIIGRVASDNIVDIISDEAIVKASEVITEEKALMIERLGLEKIRIRSVLTCESERGVCVKCYGLNLAARKPVEIGEAVGIIAAQSIGEPGTQLTMRTFHIGGTASRVAERAFIKARETGIVRYHNLKVVAKGKYFAVLNRNGMISINDDMGRELQRNPVPQGASIVIAENGSIEKDKIFVRWDPYSSPVLAEVGGKVKYEDAIDKITIQEELNATTGIKERVVVEFKGDYHPQILILSEKEEVLGIYPLSTGAHIMIEEGGVVEPGDVIAKTPRLVAKTRDITGGLPRVAELFEARRPKDPAVISEIDGFIEFAEIAGERNVIVRSPTGMKREYAIPAGTHPIVYRGDQVVAGQQLTEGPIVLQDILRVCGDKVLQEHLVNEIQEIYRLQGVRINDKHIEVITREMLKKVRIIDSGDSEFLPGEAVDKWDFRKENEKIIKKDGKPATAAPLLLGITKASLSTKSFISAASFQETTRILADAATAGKIDRLQGLKENVIVGHLIPAGTGLKRYREIGVEKCQP encoded by the coding sequence ATGCTTGAAAACGTTGGTTTTTTCGATCATATAAGTATAAAGTTAGCTTCGCCTCAAGTAATAAAGAGTTGGTCTTCTGGTGAGATAAAGAAGGCAGAAACTCTAAACTATAGAACTTTAAAGCCTGAAAAGGATGGACTTTTCTGTGAAAGAATTTTTGGTCCGGCAAAAGATTGGGAATGTCATTGTGGAAAACTTAAAGGTATAAAATTTAAGGGCGCAAAGTGCGATCGTTGCGGAGTCGAGATTTTACATTCTTCAGTTCGTCGTCAGCGCATGGGAATTATTGATTTAGCTGCACCTTGTACACACATTTGGTTTTTTAAAGTACTTCCTTCAAGAATTGGTGCGCTTTTAGATTTGAGTATAAAGCAGCTCGAAAAGGTCATTTATTACGAAGAATATGTGGTTATTGATCCGGGGACAACTAATTTGAAAAAAATGCAACTTCTTAGCGAAGCTGACTATCGAAAGGCTCTCGATCAATATGGTAAGGAGTTTAAAGTTTCTATCGGTGGTGACGCTGTGAAGGAACTGCTTAAAGATATTGATTTAGCCAAACTTAGCAAAACAATCCGTAAAAGTATTGATAAGGGAAGGGTTGGGATTAATAAAAGGTTACTTAAGCGTCTAAAGATAGTCGAGGATTTACGTCGTTCAGGTAATGAACCGCATTGGTTAGTTTTAGATGTGCTGCCGGTTATCCCACCAGACCTACGTCCTTTGGTGCCTTTGGAAGGTGGTCGTTTTGCTTCTTCAGATCTTAACGATTTATACCGACGGGTAATTAACAGAAATAATCGTCTTAAGAAACTAATGTCTTTAGGCGCTCCTGATATAATTGTTAGAAATGAAAAACGGATGCTTCAGGAGGCTGTGGATGCGGTCATTGAAAATGGTCGTCATGGCCGTCCAGTTATGGGTCCACAAAATCGACCATTAAAGAGTCTTTCTGATATGCTTAAGGGGAAACAAGGTCGGTTTCGGCAGAATCTTTTAGGTAAACGAGTTGATTATTCTGGAAGAAGCGTTATCGTTGTTGGTCCGGAGTTAAAATTACACCAATGCGGTATTCCTAAGCAGATGGCCCTAGAGTTAGTTGAACCATTCATCATAAAAAAGTTACGTGAAAAAGGTTTTGTTCATACAATAAAAGGCGCCCGAAGAATGGTTGAGAGAGCTAGGGTTGAGGTTTGGGATATACTTGAAGGCGTTATTACTGGTCATCCGGTTTTGTTAAATCGCGCACCGACCTTGCATCGTTTAAGTGTCCAGGCTTTTTATCCGGTTTTAGTCGAAGGCAAGGCTATAAAATTGCATCCTTTAGTTTGTGCGGCTTTTAATGCCGACTTTGACGGAGACCAAATGGCAGTTCACTTGCCGCTATCTTTGGAAGCTCAGGCTGAAGCAAAAATTATAATGATTTCGGTTAATAATATTTTTTCTCCTTCCGATGGTCGTCCGGTTATTGCTCCTAGCCAAGATATGATTATTGGTTGTCGCTACCTAACTATGGACAAACTAAAATCTAAAGGAGAAGGGCTTATTTTTTCTGATAGTGAAGAAGTACTTACTGCTTATCAAGATGAAGAATTAGATCTTCATGCGAAGATCAAACTACGAATTAACGAAAATGGAGAGCGAAAACTTATCGAGACAACTACTGGAAGGGTTATCTTTAATCGAATTTTACCAATTGGATTTCGTTTTGTTAATGAACTGCTTAATAAGTTAAAGGTTTCTGAAATTATCAGTGAGTGTTATAAATCTTTTGGCCACAGTTCAGTAATAAAACTTCTTGATGATATAAAAGATTTAGGTTTTAATTATGCAACTTTAGGTGGTATAAGTATCGCCATCAATGATTTAGTGATACCGGAACAAAAACAGGGGTGTATTGACGAAGCGACGGCAGAGTTGGCAAAGGTAGAAGATCAATATCGAAAAGGAATTATTACTGAGCGTGAGCGACATAATAAGATTATTGATGTTTGGACTAGGACTACTGACCGAGTGTCTGAATATGTTTTTAAAAACATGGATGCAGATAATCCAGTTTTTATGATGGCTGATTCTGGAGCCCGTGGTTCAAAACTTCAGGTAAGGCAACTTGCCGGTATGCGTGGACTAATGGCTAAACCATCAGGTGAGATTATCGAAATACCAATTACCTCAAATTTTAAAGAAGGCTTAACTGTTCTAGAGTTTTTTATTTCTACTCACGGTGCACGAAAAGGTCTAGCCGATACAGCTTTAAAAACTGCTGATGCTGGATATTTAACTAGGCGCCTAGTAGATGTTGCTCAGGAAGTTATTATTATCGAAGAAGATTGTAATACTGTAAATGGCATTACAGTTGCTGAAATTGTTGAGGGTGAAGACGTGGTGGTTCCTTTGAGGGAACGAATTATCGGAAGAGTAGCTTCAGATAATATTGTCGATATCATTAGCGATGAGGCTATTGTTAAGGCTAGTGAAGTTATTACTGAGGAAAAAGCGTTAATGATTGAGCGTCTAGGTCTAGAGAAGATTAGAATAAGAAGTGTATTGACTTGTGAATCTGAACGCGGAGTGTGTGTTAAGTGCTATGGGTTAAATTTAGCTGCTCGAAAACCAGTAGAGATTGGTGAGGCAGTGGGAATTATTGCTGCTCAATCGATCGGTGAGCCGGGAACCCAGCTTACGATGAGAACGTTTCATATCGGTGGAACAGCCTCACGAGTTGCTGAACGCGCTTTTATCAAGGCGCGTGAAACGGGAATAGTAAGATACCATAACCTTAAGGTTGTTGCTAAAGGCAAGTACTTTGCCGTCCTTAACAGGAACGGAATGATCAGTATTAATGATGATATGGGTAGAGAGTTGCAACGAAATCCGGTTCCTCAGGGGGCTTCAATTGTTATTGCTGAAAATGGCTCAATAGAGAAAGATAAGATATTCGTGAGATGGGATCCATACTCGTCTCCGGTTTTAGCTGAAGTTGGCGGTAAAGTTAAGTATGAGGATGCAATTGATAAAATTACCATACAGGAAGAGTTAAATGCTACGACTGGAATAAAAGAGCGGGTAGTTGTAGAATTCAAAGGAGACTATCATCCTCAAATTTTAATCCTTTCTGAAAAGGAAGAAGTATTGGGAATATATCCTTTATCGACTGGGGCTCACATAATGATTGAGGAAGGTGGCGTAGTTGAGCCTGGAGATGTTATTGCAAAAACTCCACGTTTAGTTGCTAAAACTAGAGATATTACTGGTGGTTTGCCTAGGGTAGCTGAACTTTTTGAGGCTCGACGGCCTAAAGATCCAGCGGTTATTAGTGAAATTGATGGTTTTATTGAATTTGCTGAGATAGCTGGAGAAAGAAATGTTATTGTTCGCAGCCCTACTGGCATGAAGCGAGAATATGCAATTCCTGCCGGAACGCATCCAATAGTTTATCGTGGGGACCAAGTAGTTGCTGGACAACAGCTAACTGAAGGTCCGATAGTTTTACAGGATATTTTGCGAGTTTGCGGCGATAAGGTTTTGCAGGAACATTTAGTTAATGAGATACAAGAAATTTATCGACTTCAGGGGGTACGGATTAATGATAAGCATATTGAGGTAATTACTCGCGAAATGCTAAAGAAAGTAAGAATAATTGATTCCGGCGATAGTGAATTTTTACCCGGTGAAGCAGTTGACAAATGGGATTTTCGTAAAGAAAATGAGAAGATCATCAAAAAAGATGGTAAGCCGGCTACGGCTGCACCGCTTCTTTTAGGTATCACTAAAGCATCGTTAAGCACTAAGAGTTTTATCTCGGCAGCTAGCTTTCAAGAGACTACACGTATTTTAGCTGATGCAGCTACCGCCGGGAAAATTGATCGACTACAGGGATTAAAAGAGAACGTTATAGTGGGCCACCTTATACCGGCTGGAACCGGTTTAAAGAGGTACCGGGAAATTGGAGTAGAAAAATGCCAACCATAA
- the rpsL gene encoding 30S ribosomal protein S12: protein MPTISQLIRKSRVLKRKKGKSPALRGCPQRRGVCVQVRTMTPKKPNSALRKIARVRLTNGEEVTAYIPGEGHNLQEHSIALVRGGRVKDLPGVRYHIVRGTLDCQGVQNRKRSRSKYGAKRPK, encoded by the coding sequence ATGCCAACCATAAGTCAGTTAATCAGAAAATCAAGAGTTTTAAAACGTAAAAAAGGTAAATCACCGGCTCTACGAGGGTGTCCTCAGCGACGAGGGGTTTGCGTTCAGGTGAGAACAATGACGCCGAAGAAACCCAATTCAGCCTTACGTAAAATCGCTAGAGTTCGTTTGACCAATGGTGAGGAAGTGACTGCTTATATTCCTGGAGAGGGGCATAATCTGCAGGAGCATTCGATAGCCCTGGTTCGAGGAGGAAGGGTTAAGGATCTTCCCGGGGTGCGCTATCATATAGTAAGAGGAACTCTTGACTGTCAGGGTGTACAAAATAGAAAGAGGTCACGTTCAAAGTACGGGGCTAAAAGACCTAAATGA
- the rpsG gene encoding 30S ribosomal protein S7, whose product MRRRRAPKRDVKTDSKYNSEVVGSFITIIMRDGKKSTAQKIIYNAFDFIADKLKEDPLNIFFAALENARPRMQVKPRRVGGATYQVPLEVPKEKGTTIALRWMKDFALKKKGKPMEIKLAEEIIAAYKREGSAVKKKEDTHKMAEANKAFAHFRY is encoded by the coding sequence TTGAGAAGAAGACGAGCGCCAAAAAGAGACGTAAAAACAGATTCGAAATACAACTCAGAAGTAGTAGGTAGTTTTATAACTATTATTATGCGTGATGGTAAAAAGAGCACTGCTCAAAAAATTATCTACAATGCTTTTGATTTCATTGCTGATAAATTAAAGGAAGACCCTTTAAACATATTTTTTGCTGCCTTAGAAAATGCAAGACCGAGGATGCAAGTTAAACCGCGAAGAGTCGGCGGAGCTACTTATCAAGTTCCTTTAGAGGTACCTAAAGAAAAAGGAACTACTATTGCTCTTCGTTGGATGAAAGATTTTGCTCTTAAGAAAAAAGGGAAGCCGATGGAGATTAAATTGGCGGAAGAGATTATCGCTGCTTATAAGCGCGAGGGGTCAGCGGTAAAAAAGAAGGAAGACACACATAAGATGGCTGAGGCCAATAAAGCTTTCGCTCATTTTAGATATTAA